DNA from Nitrospira sp.:
GGTCACGAAGATCTTTCCGGCGTGATAGCAGACGGACAGTCTCCGGAACGCTTCTACCGTGTCTGTGTGGAAGTATGGTGGCCGATTGGTCTCGCAACGGCCATTTTCCCCACGAAGACAACCGAAATGCTGGTAGACGATCATAGAGCCCTGCTGCGATTCCAGTTCAGCGAGGTGCTCGGCGCAAATCTGATCCGGAATGGACCGCGGGTCAGGCCGCTTTGGTCCCCGGTAACGCCGAAACAGGTATACCGCGCGGCCGTCTCGGAGTTCCTCGTACTTGATCAATTCGTTGTCGAAACACAACTCACGCACGGATTTCAGCGTCCGAGAGGCTCTGTACTCCTCGACAACTTGTCTCATTGTGAGGCTGCGGCTCTGTCCGATTCGATTGGTGGCATTGAAGTCCAACCAGCAGAATCTGAATCCGAACGACGTCGTCAAATCCGCATGGTACTCCGCCGCTCCAGGCAGATCACCCCGTTGATAGTAGGCTTGTGACGCCCCTATGTTCTGCGTATTTTCTACCGTCCCGTGGTTCGTCCACACCCGCAGCTTGAGCTGGTGGCGATCCAACTCGTCGAGCGCGCGTTTCGCCATGTCGCGGACAAATCCGCCGACTCCGTCGAAGTCCCCGTAGGCATGCAGGACGTCGATGCACCCGATACCCATGAGTTCCCGCATCCAGCCGGCGTGCGGAGAAGGCTTGCCGCTGATCTGCTCGAAATAGGAAATGCTGCGCCCCGGATCCACCGAGTAGAGAAACAGGCTGTCCGTGATGGGAAGGTCGAGACCCGGCCCCAGAGGAGTGTCTTCGTTCGTGTTCAGGAACCGGTGGATGTCCCAGAACGCCTGTGCGGTCACATACTCGGCGTCATTCGAAAACGCGACTGCGCATCGGAACGGATAGGGAAATTTTCGAAGTTCTACGTGATCGGGCATAACCCTGGAAACCCCTCTGACAATGCAACGGCATCACCACGATCAAGCGGCCCACGGCGTCTAGCAGACCGAGGTCCCGGCCGCAGAGGACAGAGGCATCGGATCGAAACGCTTGTTGCCCGAGCGCCGCAGAAGCGTCAGCGCATCGGTTCCCTGAGTATCCGTGACCTCCCGCAAGATCAGGCAGCCGTGACCCGTGACGACCCACGGGTTCTGTTGATCCGGCACACGAGCCAGCTGGCCGGGTGCGCCCAGGACAGTGGGAGACGCCGGCGCAGGCTCTGCGCTCCAAATCAGCAATTTCCGGCCCTCGAAATAACCAAAGGCGCCCGGATACGGTCGTCCCACGGCCCGGATCAATCGGTCGATACGCTCGGCGGATTCGGCCCAATTGATCCAGCCGTCGCTGGGGACCCGTTGGAGGCAATAGCTGGGCTGGCCGGTTTGTGGACGGGGACGCAACTCACCGCCGGCAATGCCGGGGAGACAGCGGTCTACCAAGGCCAAGCCGCCAGCTTCCGCGGCTGCCACCAACTCGCCGATGGTCGTCCGCGGTCCGATCGGAAATCGCTCTTGCCCGTACAGCGGTCCATCATCCACACCGTCGCCCAGCGCGAACAGGGAAATGCCTGTCTCCGTCTCTCCCGACAGCAGGGCCCAGTTCAAGGGAGCCCCTCCGCGCAAGCGAGGCAGTAGCGACGCATGGAGCCCGGCCGTTCCCCGTCGAAACGCCGCCCGTAGCTCAGCCGGCACCATATGGAACCACCCCGCAGCCAGACAAAAGTCCGCGCCCAGCGCTTCCGCGAATGACCGAACGGCCTTGGAGTTCTGATAGGTCTGATGTGGAATGCCGGCGGCATCGCACCAGGCGGGCAAGTCGACATGGCGGATGTTGGTGACGCCGGCCGGCTCGTAGGAGATCGTGAACCGCGCCCCCACATGCACCACCCCAATCGGCGGAATCCCGATCTTGCGCATCCGCTCCGCCACTGCCGCCGTCAAATCCGTCCCGCCCAGCAAGAGCGGTTTCATGACATCACCGGGGGACTGCCTTGGCTCTCCAGGAAAATGCGGCACCAGTTCTCCACCGACAAGAGAGACCAGATCAGAAGCCGCCGGTTCTGGCGGCCCTCCAAATGTTCCGCGACCAATCGACCGACGGCCTCACGGTCGAGGAACGCGTAAATGCGCGCATCCCGATTGAGCAGGGCGCGACGCACGTACTCAATGCTCTCACCTTTGAACCAGCCGGCATCCGGCGCCGAAAACCCCTGCTTGATTCCCCCGCTGATGTCAGGCGGCACATGGCGCTCCATCATCTTGCGCAACAACAGTTTGCCATCCCGCGTTTTTTCGAAATAGCTGCGCGTCTTATGTCCGGGCTCGTTCTCGTTCAGCCGCACGACTTCACCGAGGTTGCCCAACTTCATGCTGACGGGCAGTCGCATCGCGAAGTCCGCCAGATCATTGTCGAGGAATGGCACGCGAGCTTCCAGGCCGTGCGCCATGCTCAGTTTATCTTCGACCACGAGCAACCCATGCAGGAAAGTTTTCGCCTCGAAGTACAGCGAATGGTTGATGTAATCCTCCGGACGCGTGAAATCGGAGGCGTGCTTGTTGAAGACGTCACGGAAAATATCCCTGGTCCATACATTCGCGACGTGATTCGCGATCGGCTTGAACACCGCCTTGATGTCCTTGTTGGGAATCAACCGTTGCCAGTGGAGGTAATATTTGTCGATGTAATGCTCGAAGTCGTCGTTGACGACAGCCCGGTAGTACCGCCAGGGATAGCCGCCGAACAGTTCGTCGCCGCCTCCGCCCGACAACACCACCTTGACAAACTTCCCCGCGAGCTGCGCAACGTAGAAGTTAGGATAACTTTGTCCGACTCGAGGTTCTTCGAGATGCCAGGTCAGGACCGGCAGAATGCGCTCCATGTCCCCCGCCTTCAAGACCATCTCATATTGCTCGGTCTTGAACAGGTACGACATGAGCTCGGCCTTTTCGCGCTCGTCGCACGCCATTTCAAGCCCTGAGGCCGAATGCAAGTCGAAGCCGCAGGTAAAGGTTCTGAGGTTGGGCAGCCGCTTTGCAGCCACCGCGGTGATCGCTCCGGAATCCATGCCCCCGCTCAGGTAGGCGCCGACATCGACATCGCTGACCAGCTGCCGATGGACCGCCTGAACGAACAGTCGATCGAGCTCTTCGAGGCATTCCCGCGGGTCCGCACAGCGCTCCGACTCCGTGAAGTCGTAATCCCAATAGCGTTGAATGTGGCCCATCGCTCGGGACCCCAGCGTGAGCCGGACATGACAACCGGCCGGCAACAGCCGAATGCCGGAGAACAGGGTCCGATCGGTGAATAGGTTCTGGAAGGTGAAGTATTCCAGCAGCGCTTCCTTGTCCATTCGCGCGGCATAACCGGGGTGCGCAAGGATGACCTTGATCTCCGATCCGAACAGGAACGCCTGGTTGTGCAACGTATAGTACAGCGGTTTGATTCCATAGCGATCGCGCGCCAGGAACAACTCCTGGCGGCGGCGGTCCCAGATCGCGAAGCTGAACATGCCGTTGAGGCGTTCGACGGCTTTCTCCCCCCATTCCGCATAGGCATACAGCACCGCTTCCGTGTCGGTGCGGGACTGGAACCGGTATCCCAGCGTTTCCAACTCGGCCCTCAGCTCTAGGAAGTTATAAACTTCCCCGTTATAGCTGATGATGAGCTGTCCGTCCGGCGTGGCCATCGGCTGATGACCTGCAGAGGAGAGATCGATAATGGCGAGGCGGCGATGTCCGAGCCCCACGAAGCTGTCGATATAGAACCCTTCTCCATCAGGTCCGCGATGCGCGATCGCATCGGTCATTTTGCGGAGCACGACCGGTGGAACCGGCTGTCCATTCAGGTTGAAGATCCCGGCAATACCGCACATGGCAACCTGTTAAAGTTCCCTAAAAGCATGCTGCAATTCCGTCACCACGCGTTCTTGGTCCTCTTCGGTCATTTGTGCATAGAGGGGCAGCGTGAGGGTAAGCCGTTCCGCCATATAGGCGTCGGGAAACTGCTCCGGGCGAATCCCATACCTTCCGGAATAATACTGCGTCAGGGCGGCCGCATGGGTGCCTTGTCTGGTGGAGATTCCGCGCTGCTCCAGGCGGGTCATGATCGCATTCCGCCGACGGTACATCGCGTCCGTATTGGCCAAGGCCGGGACTTCGGGGCGGAACAGGCAGACATAGGCTTGATAGCCGTGCACATACCCTTCAGGAATAGCCGGCACCTGGAGCCACTCACTGGACGCCAACGCGCGGTCATAGTACCGGGCCCGCTTGGACCGTTCATCGAGGATCCATTTCGCGCGCTCCATCTGTGCGCAGCCCAGGGCCCCCTGAATATCGGTCATGCGGTAGTTGTACCCAACATGTGGGAAATCCGCCAACAAGAAGGCCTCCTGGCCGGTATGCCGATCATAATCCGAGCGAGCTGCTCCGTGGTCACGCAGACTCCTCACCAGACGGTCCAGGTCCGCTCGTTGCGTCGTCAGCATTCCCCCCTCCCCGGTCGTGATGGATTTTCGGGGATGGAAACTGAAGCATCCGACCTCACCGAAGGTCCCAGCGTGGCGTCCGCGATATTCGCTGCCGAAGGCACAGGCCGCGTCTTCGACGACCCACAGGCCGTGTCGTTTCGCAATGTCCAGAATGGGCGCCATGTCGGCGCAGAGTCCGAACAGGTGAACCGCAATAATACCGACCGTACGGGAAGTAATCAGCGGCTCTATTCCGCCGACGTCGATATTAAAGGTTTTCAGGTCAACGTCGCAAAAGACTGGCCTGGCCTTGAGGCATTCCACGACGTTGGCGGTGGCCACCCACGTGAAGGCCGGGACGATGACTTCATCCCCCGGCTGTACGCCTAGAGCCACGACAGCGAGATGCAGGGCAGTCGTGCACGAGGTCGTCGCGATGGAATGCCGGGCGCCTGTGAAGGCCGAAAAGTGCTCCTCGAACCTCCTGACAAAAGGTCCTTGCACCACCCAACCAGTGTCTATGGGTTGCAGCAAGGCCCTGCTCTCGGGCTCCCCGAACACCGGCTTGGTAATGGGGATCGGGTTCATGCGAGCGATCGCTGCCTTGCAACCAGCTCCTTATGGGTGTTTCTCCATTCGATGAGCCACTTGAGCCCGTCTCGCAATTCCACGCTGGACCGGAAGCCCAATTCCCGTGCCGCTTTGGTCGTGTCGCCGATCCGTTTGGTGACGAACGTCTGTCCTGCCGGCTCGTGTTGGATGGGAAGCTGGGCTCCCGTCAGCTCCAGAATGAGCTCGGTGACGGCCTGAATCGTCGTACCCTGTCCGGACCCCACGTTGTAGCAGCTGTCCGTGGCCTTGGCCTGCATCGCCTTCACGTTCGCCTCGGCCACATCACCGACGTAGATGAAGTCATACTCCTGCGATCCATCGCCATACACGATCGGGGACAACCCTTGATCGAGCCGATCGAGAATCTTCATGATGACCGCGATATAGGTGCCCTTATAGTCCTGTCTCGGCCCGTAGACATTCATGTATCGGAGGCCTACGTAATCGAGGCCAAAACGCTCGTGGAACGCTCGGCACATATGCTCGCCGGCGATTTTCGTCGCGCCGTAAAACGTGCGGTTATTATAGGCATGGTCCTCGGTCATGGGAATGTGAAGGGCGTTCCCATAGACCGACGCGGAGGAGGAATACACCAGTCGCTTCACCTTGTTTGCGACACAGGCTTCCAGCACGTTGAATGTGCCTCGGATGTTGACCTCGAACGCGGAACGCGGATAGTCGTGGCAATGCAGCAACCACAGCGCCGCCAGATGGAAGACCCCGTCGACGCCTTTCATCGCTTCGCTCAGAATATCGGTTTGGGTGATATCTCCGCCGAGCGGAAAAATCTTCACTCGAGCATCCTGAAAGGCCTCGCTCAGATTCTCCCGCGTCCCGCGACTAAAATTATCATACACAATGATCTCGCCGGCATCCGACCTGACCAGGTGGTCCACGATGTGCGAACCGATGAACCCACCGCCTCCGATCACCAAGATTTTTTTCCCTCGCAGATCCACGGCAGTCTTCCTCTTTGCTAAAGTGATCCCGGCACAGGTACCGCCGGAAGATTGAATGCAACGTCGCTTCGCTATGCGGGCTTGCCCATGTAGAAGGCGTGGATCGCGTCCACCACTTCACTTTGCTGTACCGCTGTGAGCTCCGGATAGATGGGAAGCGCCACGGTTTCTTTCGCGGCACGCTCCGACTCGGGGAAATCACCTGCTCGATAGCCGAGATAGCGAAAGCACTCCTGAAGATGGAACGGTACGGGGTAGTAGACTTCCGTCCCTATCCCTTTTTGCTTGAGGAACGCCATCAGCTCATCCCGCCGTGGAACACGAAGCACAAACTGATTATAGATGTGGTAATGACGGACTCCGTGCGCGCGATAGACGGGTTCGGGCAGTCTAATCTCTGGGTTTTCGAGCAAGCCCCGCTCCGATACCAATGCCTCATACCGCTGGGCGTTTTCCTGGCGTCTCCTCGTCCAGTCATCGAGGCAATCAAGCTTTACATTCAGGACTGCAGCCTGCAGCGTGTCGAGACGGAAATTTCCTCCGATGAATTTGTGATAATACTTTGGTTTTCCCCCGTGCACCCGAAGAACCTTGATACGATCCGCAATCTCAGGGTCATTCGTTACAACCATACCTCCATCACCGAGAGCTCCGAGATTCTTGCTCGGGAAAAACGACAGGCACCCTACGGTTCCCATGCTGCAGGCACGCCGGCCATCGCGGTAGTCGGCACCGATCGCCTGCGCGCCATCCTCAATGACTTTGAGGCCGTGGTTCTGCGCGATTCGAAGAATGGGCTCCATGTCCGCACATTGACCGTATAGGTGCACCGGAATAATGGCCCTGGTTTTTTTTGTGATGGTTCGTTCGATCTTGGCCGGGTCGATATTGAACGTGATGGGATCGATATCAACGAAGATCGGCCTGGCTCCCAGGCGAGTGATCGCTCCGGCTGTTGCGAAAAAGGAATAGGGCGTCGTAATGACTTCATCGCCCGGCCCGATTTCGATCGCCATGAGCGCGACTAATAGGGCATCGGTCCCGGAAGACACGCCGATCCCGAAGCGAGCCTGGCAGTAGGAGGCAACCCGCTCTTCCAATTTGCTCACTTCCGGCCCGAGGATGAAAGACTGACTTCGCAATACCTGGTCGATGGCTGCGAGGAGCTGATCGTATAGGGGCGCATGGTGCGCGCGGAGATCTAGTAAAGGGACACCCATTTCTTTTCCTTCTTAGGCCTCACCACAGGATGACATGCCGGCCCCTGTTTTCTTGTACGCAGCTCCGCAGCTGGGGCATGTTGCACGAACACCTTGCATGGCGAGCTTCACCCCGCAGGCGCACATCCAGCCGACGACTCTTGCAGGACTCCCGACGACCAACGCATGATCCGGAACGTCTTTCGTCACCACGGCCCCGGCGCCGACGAAGGCGTACCGGCCGATCGTGGTTCCACACACCACGGTGCAATTCGCGCCCAGCGTCGCGCCCCGCCTCACCAATGTCGGCTTGAGCTCCTTCATGCGAGGAATTTCGCTCCTCGGATTGAAGACGTTGGTAAAAACCATCGACGGACCGCAGAACACAAAGTCTTC
Protein-coding regions in this window:
- a CDS encoding Asparagine synthetase [glutamine-hydrolyzing], with product MCGIAGIFNLNGQPVPPVVLRKMTDAIAHRGPDGEGFYIDSFVGLGHRRLAIIDLSSAGHQPMATPDGQLIISYNGEVYNFLELRAELETLGYRFQSRTDTEAVLYAYAEWGEKAVERLNGMFSFAIWDRRRQELFLARDRYGIKPLYYTLHNQAFLFGSEIKVILAHPGYAARMDKEALLEYFTFQNLFTDRTLFSGIRLLPAGCHVRLTLGSRAMGHIQRYWDYDFTESERCADPRECLEELDRLFVQAVHRQLVSDVDVGAYLSGGMDSGAITAVAAKRLPNLRTFTCGFDLHSASGLEMACDEREKAELMSYLFKTEQYEMVLKAGDMERILPVLTWHLEEPRVGQSYPNFYVAQLAGKFVKVVLSGGGGDELFGGYPWRYYRAVVNDDFEHYIDKYYLHWQRLIPNKDIKAVFKPIANHVANVWTRDIFRDVFNKHASDFTRPEDYINHSLYFEAKTFLHGLLVVEDKLSMAHGLEARVPFLDNDLADFAMRLPVSMKLGNLGEVVRLNENEPGHKTRSYFEKTRDGKLLLRKMMERHVPPDISGGIKQGFSAPDAGWFKGESIEYVRRALLNRDARIYAFLDREAVGRLVAEHLEGRQNRRLLIWSLLSVENWCRIFLESQGSPPVMS
- a CDS encoding UDP-glucose 4-epimerase; amino-acid sequence: MDLRGKKILVIGGGGFIGSHIVDHLVRSDAGEIIVYDNFSRGTRENLSEAFQDARVKIFPLGGDITQTDILSEAMKGVDGVFHLAALWLLHCHDYPRSAFEVNIRGTFNVLEACVANKVKRLVYSSSASVYGNALHIPMTEDHAYNNRTFYGATKIAGEHMCRAFHERFGLDYVGLRYMNVYGPRQDYKGTYIAVIMKILDRLDQGLSPIVYGDGSQEYDFIYVGDVAEANVKAMQAKATDSCYNVGSGQGTTIQAVTELILELTGAQLPIQHEPAGQTFVTKRIGDTTKAARELGFRSSVELRDGLKWLIEWRNTHKELVARQRSLA
- a CDS encoding putative transformylase, producing MKPLLLGGTDLTAAVAERMRKIGIPPIGVVHVGARFTISYEPAGVTNIRHVDLPAWCDAAGIPHQTYQNSKAVRSFAEALGADFCLAAGWFHMVPAELRAAFRRGTAGLHASLLPRLRGGAPLNWALLSGETETGISLFALGDGVDDGPLYGQERFPIGPRTTIGELVAAAEAGGLALVDRCLPGIAGGELRPRPQTGQPSYCLQRVPSDGWINWAESAERIDRLIRAVGRPYPGAFGYFEGRKLLIWSAEPAPASPTVLGAPGQLARVPDQQNPWVVTGHGCLILREVTDTQGTDALTLLRRSGNKRFDPMPLSSAAGTSVC
- a CDS encoding DegT/DnrJ/EryC1/StrS aminotransferase, coding for MNPIPITKPVFGEPESRALLQPIDTGWVVQGPFVRRFEEHFSAFTGARHSIATTSCTTALHLAVVALGVQPGDEVIVPAFTWVATANVVECLKARPVFCDVDLKTFNIDVGGIEPLITSRTVGIIAVHLFGLCADMAPILDIAKRHGLWVVEDAACAFGSEYRGRHAGTFGEVGCFSFHPRKSITTGEGGMLTTQRADLDRLVRSLRDHGAARSDYDRHTGQEAFLLADFPHVGYNYRMTDIQGALGCAQMERAKWILDERSKRARYYDRALASSEWLQVPAIPEGYVHGYQAYVCLFRPEVPALANTDAMYRRRNAIMTRLEQRGISTRQGTHAAALTQYYSGRYGIRPEQFPDAYMAERLTLTLPLYAQMTEEDQERVVTELQHAFREL
- a CDS encoding Aminotransferase, DegT/DnrJ/EryC1/StrS family, encoding MGVPLLDLRAHHAPLYDQLLAAIDQVLRSQSFILGPEVSKLEERVASYCQARFGIGVSSGTDALLVALMAIEIGPGDEVITTPYSFFATAGAITRLGARPIFVDIDPITFNIDPAKIERTITKKTRAIIPVHLYGQCADMEPILRIAQNHGLKVIEDGAQAIGADYRDGRRACSMGTVGCLSFFPSKNLGALGDGGMVVTNDPEIADRIKVLRVHGGKPKYYHKFIGGNFRLDTLQAAVLNVKLDCLDDWTRRRQENAQRYEALVSERGLLENPEIRLPEPVYRAHGVRHYHIYNQFVLRVPRRDELMAFLKQKGIGTEVYYPVPFHLQECFRYLGYRAGDFPESERAAKETVALPIYPELTAVQQSEVVDAIHAFYMGKPA